Below is a genomic region from Trichoderma asperellum chromosome 2, complete sequence.
GACATTATCTTTTTCAATTGTTTTAGGGAGACTGGATTCTCTTCACCCACGAGGGTGGTGTTGACGTCGGTGATGTCGACgccaaggcagagaagctcCTGATCCCCGTGGATCTCTCAGAGTACCCTTCCAACGAGGAGATTGCCGCTGCCCTTCTCAAGAACATTCCCTCTGGTCTTCACAATGTCCTGGTTGACTTCATTACTCGGCTGTACGCCGTCTATGTGGACTGCCAGTTCACCTACCTCGAGATCAACCCCTTGGTTGTGATCCCCAACGAGGACAAgacctctgctgctgtccaCTTCCTGGATCTTGCTGCCAAGCTCGACCAGACTGCCGACTTCGAGTGCGGTGTCAAGTGGGCTATTGCCCGATctcctgctgcccttggCCTCACCAACATTGCTCCTGGTGGCGACAAGGTCAGCATCGATGCTGGTCCCCCAATGGAGTTCCCTGCTCCCTTCGGCCGTGAGCTCTCCAAGGAGGAGGCTTTCATCGCTGAGCTGGACGCCAAGACTGGTGCTTCTCTGAAGCTCACCGTTCTCAACCCTACCGGCCGTATCTGGACTCTggttgctggtggtggtgcctcCGTCGTCTATGCCGACGCCATTGCCTCAGCTGGCTTCGCTGACGAGCTGGCCAACTACGGTGAATACTCTGGTGCTCCCACCGAGTCACAAACCTACCACTACGCCCGCACGGTCCTGGACCTGATGCTGCGCGCTCCCATGTCCGATAAGGGCAAGGTCCTGTTCATCGGCGGTGGTATTGCCAACTTCACCAACGTCGCCAGCACCTTCAAGGGTGTCATTCGCGCTCTCCGTGACGTCGCTCCTCAGCTGATCGAGCACAACGTTCAGATCTGGGTGCGTCGTGCCGGCCCCAACTACCAGGAGGGTCTGAAGAACATGAAGTCTGCCACCGCCGAACTTGGCCTTAACGCCAAGATCTTTGGCCCTGAGATGCACGTCTCCGGTATTGTTCCTCTGGCTCTCATCCCCGGCAAGTGGGAGAGCAGCAACGTTGAGGAGTTCAAGGCTTAAGTGGGGGGAGTAAAACATGGACCCAAAAGGGGGGTCATATTACGGACAACGATATAGCTACTTTTTATCAGCTCAAGTTAATATTGTTGCGTTCTTGTATTTTGCAATCTAGACGGGATGGTGGGGTTAAGCTTATTTTGTTATTTTATAGCCTTGGGAAGACTTtcacagaagaagaagaaaaaatgtgTGTGTCGAAGGAAGCACAAGGCTGGATAAAGGGAAAGCGGATGTCTGCGGGAGACGACACAAACGACACAAACAAACATGATAATACAAATTCAATATGATATCTCCATGCCGTTTAGCCGATGTAGCTGTCGAGCCTCTGTCGCCCTATCCAAATGACGTAGAGCCAAGAGAAAATAGCAGGCACTAATGTGGGTTATACGAGAACTGCATACAGGATTAAATGACAAAAGTGCCCTTGCGCAGTACGAGCATACCCAGGTACCATCTAGATGACACCTTAGTAGATGGACGTGGCCGTAGTTTGCGTCTTTAGACGTGCTGCCTGCCTGAATTGTGCCTAGACCACGCCCGCGGAACGAACTCCATTGTGGATACGAGATGAGAGATTTGCTCGAACCCGAGGAGCAAAATTATGCCCGGCGATGTGCTATCTAGTATTCCGACGCCATTCCCAGCCTGTCTCAAGGCATCTATCTGCGTATGTTTCGCAAATGGGTAAAGGTACCATTGTACTCCGTTCTGGGGCATATACAGTATCTGCGCGAGAGAGAATCCGGCAATCTTCTGAGCCACCTGCCACGTGGCGGGCCCAAGTCGTCGACGAATGTaggctctttttttgcacGCAAGTTCTACCTCCCAGCGGCCTCCAGAGGAGCCATTGCTTCGATCTGTTCCCTCCTGCGGGTGCTCCATATGCTGTTCCCATACTCGGGGTTCTCGGTCTTTACTAACGCGAATTCGTCGCGATAGGCGCCAATGGGCGTAAAGCACCTCATTCTATCCAGCACAATCctagagaaaagagaattgCCCATCTCGGCCATTCTAGTCCTTCATGGGAGGCTCTGGGATGGAAAGCCTACTCCGGCTCTCTAcccctctctccttctcgcaTCCTctctcactcactcactctctcaccctcttctcctcaccCACCACGGCGTTGCACATCATATCCTTTCGGTCCTCTGCAAAGGTCAGCcgcgcagcatcttcttgatCCCTCTGGTGACGGTAATGTGATATAAGTCAGCTCATGCGCTGGGATGGGCCCGGACCGATGCATGgattataaataaatgaaaCACCTAGGCAGAATAGCAAAGATAGGGCAGTGCTGCTTACAAAGGGGCTGTGAGGGCTCATTAGACcgagagagggaagagacACCGAGAGCAGGCGGCAGGtagaagaggctgctgaaactGACTGAGCCGTCCGCTGTGGCTAACTGACCGCCCTTCGGCCAGGTCTGATGCCCACAGTTCTCATGATCGGCCCTCCGGGCTGCATAAGGCGACGGATTCAGAGAATATGCAGTGAGACTCTGCCAGACcgtgctcgctcgctcgctcgcttccTTTGAAATGCATCTGATGATGCTCCTTGCCAGGTCGCAGCGACTGGGCGCGTGACGCAGCACCTGATGTGACAAGTCAATGGAATCGAGGGGAACAGTTCCAAGGACTCCCTTccactcttctctctcctcctctcttgtgccttcctcgccttctcttcccttcaaCAGCAGTGGTAACAGCAGGATCAGGAGCCCCGgggccgctgctgccgttgccCATCTCGTTATCCTATCCAGCACTCGCTCCATCAACCGCGTGCCTTCCCGCTCCAGTAGAGCCGGGGCTGGAGGTGTGACAGTTGCAGCAGTTGCAGTTGCAGttgcagcttctccaacttTGCTGGGCCACAACGGCTCTTTCCCTCTTGTTTCCCCTCTCCTTGTCTCCAATCCCCAATATTGCCTTCCCTTGGCCGGATAAGGTAACGCTGAAGCTAACCAGGATTCTATATGGGATTCTGCCCACGATGGCGTCAGTCTCGAATCATGAGGTACCTGCCTAGTGCCTGTAtctgtatatataaaaccgCCGGCAGTCGTCCAGCCTCTCCGTCTTCTCCCGCAACCTCGTCTCTCGCTCGTCAGTCCCGCTTCTTCGTTTGTCTTTCTCCCTCGTTCTCTGTGACTCTTACTTTTGACGTGCCCCATACAACAAGCGCCAACCAAGCCCGCACTTACATGGCAAAGAGCGCCCACACCACCTTCCAGCCATACCCCTAATAAAAGACGGCCCCGAAACGTTGCAATATTCAGGGCCCAGGGGAGGGGAAAATATCTTTCTGCTCCCCACAACCcttggctctttttttttaaccacTCGGTGTTTATATATTCGTCTCTCATCGCCTGTcgatcttttctttcctccttGGTCCCCTCTGAGAAGAGGAAACAAAGACATTGATCTGCGTCCGATACAAACTCTAGCCCCCACCCCCACTCTCGCTTTCGCTGCGAACCTGCCAAACGCACGTCATTGCCTGCAATTATATAAGCCACCCGCCGTTGCGCTACGACTTTGATCCCAAAGTGACTTACCGCCACAAGTCATCGGGGAGATCCCGAGGAACACGACAGATACGGAACGCAGCGCAGGACCATACAACAAGTTCAGAGCAGCAACCTCGAAATTTTGCTTTCTACCTGACTGAGCTGGCACGTGGGTACCAATAATCCACTGCCAGTGCATCAAAGGTGTGTGGATTCTCTCAAATCTGTCCTCGTTTACATGGGTGTTTGGGATCATGTGCCTTTTTATTCGATTGTCCGTCGTCATGTCGTGCAATTGCTTCCAAATCCAATCCACATAAAGCTCTGTGCGCTTGGCGGAATGTTATTAACCAGATTCCCTAAGGGGTAGGTGACAACCCGGCCAATAGGGAGACAACATAATCATCGTTTTCACATTCATCTTGCATAACCTCGgtgtaagaaaaaagaatggcTCGCCTAATCGAACCGTCGCCTCCTGTCGATTATTGCTGCTCTGGGTGCTGCAAGGCTGCCGACTTTGGCACCCATGACTACTGTTTGCCCTGCGAGACCAACCCGTCTTGCACCACCAGCCTGGACAAGACTAAGGACATTAACCAGCCGCCAAGAAGGGACTCGCAGGATAAGAGCCGCAGTGCCTGATATGGTTTTTGAAATAAATGGTGGGCGAAACGAACGAAATTATAACGAAACTAGAAAATTGAAGGAagggggaaggggaagaagaaaattgaggggaaaaagaaaaaaaaaaaaagtttaacgAATGACCTAGCGGTACGTGCCGTCTAACTCAGATCCAGGGGCAGGTCCCCCACGCGCTACATGATCGCAAAAATTCCGGCATTGGGAGTTTGGAGCCATGGATTGTATTGTACTGTACTTGATACGCTCTAGATAAATAGGTATTTTTATGAAAACATCCTACctaagaaagagaagataaagaagacaatcatcatcatggctgaGCTAAATGGGATATCTAAAAGTTCAAAGCAGAATGAGAAAGACATGTATTTACATTAAAGCAACTTCattaattttcttctgtatcccccccttttcctcctccctGCACAAAATAGTTACTGAAGATTGAACTCCGCTATCCCCGTCTCTCCACCTCCAATTTAGATGAAGAGCATGGCAACCAAAGGCAAAGCCAGGGCCCAAGAAGCAGGGTGAGCCCAGGCAGCGGCGCTGTCTTTGTCATCGCTCTTAGGAGCGTCGCTGGTGCCGGGCTTGGTCGAAGAGATGGTGGTGGAGTTGGATCCAGTATCGGCAGAGTTCTTGCCGCTCCAGTTGGACTCGTCATCGCTAAGAGGAACAACCTTGAGACCGGTGACGGCGTTACCCTCGGAATCCTTGACGCTCATCTTGACGTTGTAGTTGGAGATCTTGACGATGGAGCCGCTGGGCTTGGGGCTGATGCCGTTATCGATGAGCTTCTGGACGCCGGGGGGAGGGACGGGCAGGGTGAAGTTGCTGTCGAAGCCCTTCTCCTTGATGAGGCTGGACGTGCACTTGGGAGGGGTGGGGGCCTTGCCGCTGGCCTTCTGGGACTGCAAAGACTTCCAGTCGATCTTGGCGAGCTGGGCCTTGAGGCGGTTGTAGTCGCCCATGATGTTCAGGGTGTCGCCGGAGATGTTGACCAGGCCGTAGTGGTTGTCCTCCTCGGTGTACTCGTAGACGAAGCCGCCGGAGAAGACGGGGGTCATGTCGGGGCCGTAGATGGCCTGGGTCTCGTTCCAGTAGCGGGGCATGGGGGTGTTGCAGCCGTACTcgctgaagaagacgggGACGGAGGTGTCCTGGAAGTTGTCGGTCAAGACGTCGTAGGATGAGCTCTTGTAGGTTGCGTCAGGGCCGCACCAACTGTACGAGTTGAGGGCGAAGACGTCGGCACGGCTCATGTCGCCATCATCGTTGGGCTCGGAGCATTGCAGGTAGTTCCAGGTGTCCCACAGAACGTCGCGAACGTCAGCGGCAGAATAGCCAACGGGAATTTGGCGCTTGATGTTCTTCTTGATGTAGTTCTTCAAGTCACGAGTAACGGCGCGCAGGTAAGGGGGCACGAATTGCGCAGAGGGGATGTCGTTGATGACCTCGTTTCCGGAGAAATAGAGCAAGGTGTTGGGGTAATTGCTGAAGGCTTCGGCAATGGCAAAGGTGCGGTTGGAGTAGGCTTCGTAGTAACTCGTCCAGGGCTCGAATGAGGTGATAGACTCGCCAACCAGAGGAGAGTTGACGTCAAGGACCATGTACATGCCAGCCTGGAGGCGGGTATATTAGCTACGGCATTTGTCACAGTGCGGACAGCAAGTTGGCCACAGAAACCATTGGTACACTTACAGCATTGAAGATACTGGCGCACTCGTCGTGGTTCAGGTTGGGGTCAAGGTTGTACACGCGAATGGCGTTGACACCCATAACCTGGAGAAGAGCTGCATCACGCAAGCAGGTATCGGCGTCGCTGAGGGGATCCTTGCCCGACTTGGGGTCGTATCCTGAACTGCCGCCTGGCTGGTATGCAACACCAACAAGCTGGAACTTGTTGCCGTCGGCGTCGACAAAGTCGGTTCCCTTGATGGAGAGAGGCTTGACAGCTCCCacggtggtggcggcgagggCCACGAGCGCAGCTTGCATCTGCAGCGCATTTTGGGTTAGCATTGGGTAAAACAAGGGATTTCACAGAGAGATGGTATGCAAGTAGGAAAAATGCAAATGGGCTGCGTAGCCCAATTGTATGTGATTATGCGCAGCGTTGAAACACGGCTCTCACGACAGCATCCAAATGCAAGGGGGAGCCACTCACAAGCATGATTAATGCCGGTTTTCTAAAGAATACTGGAAAttctcaaaaaaagaaatgaaaggaATGAAGTATCGACAGGAAAGCAATCACAATAAAGCTCTGTTTATGATATTGGCAGTTCCAAAAAGCGAAAGCGAGGGATGATTTCTCGAGACAGCGGAAAAGAGTGACTGGAAGCCCAAAAACAAGCACTTCCCAAAGCTCGAGAGGCGATTCCCGCGAGCgaagcaacaaaaaaaagagcgacTTTGTGCAAAACGAGCGCGAACGTGTCTTTGGCAGAAGCTAGGAGGGAATGCGATGATGGGCGGGAGGCCAGCTGTAAGTACAAGTAGTCGCGGGCTCCGTGTGCTGGACCCTTGATCAGCCAAGCCCACCAATTGCAATGCGGGCCAGGGGCATTTACAGGCAGGGCTAGTACTTGTAGCACTCGGTAGCGCTCACAAGACCTTTCCTCCAAGGGCCCTGCCAGCTTCAGGGCACCGACTCTTGAATGGCACCATTTGCCGCTGCGCTAGTGCGGTAGGCCAGGAACAGGCGGGGCCCCGCTGGAACGTTTGATTTGGGCGCTGCAGATCCGTCGCAGCGGCGTGCAAGAGGGAGCCTCAGCGTGAGACGGACTGTCTCAGCTAAGATCGTTGATCTGGGTGCTTGGTAGCGATTTATACTTGAGACGAACTACTAGTACTATTTGCAGTGTATGCAGCTCTACTTAGGGGATTATAGTATGCTAGGTACTGCTAGTGCACCGTATTGTATATAGTGCTCCCGAGGCCGTCTTCTCTGCGGCACTCGCCTATAGTGCAAGACTGGGCATTTTGCTCGCTAACAGAGACCCCGTAGGATACGAGGCTGCCGAAATGCCTCTCATTCCCACCGTTTGATGGCCTCTTGGCCTTTCACTTGGCACAGCATGGCACAGCATGGCTTGGCTCTTGCTCAGGTGGCCCTGCATCGTCTTTCTCCCTTTCCCCAATGGCCTCTTTTCGAATCTCGTCTTGTTCCTCCACCTCTCATGTCGCCTACTTCATCCTCCATATCCCCCAATACCCATCCAACCTACATGCCTAGGCAGACACGAATCATACATCTACAAATACGTAGCAATAAAACGTCCATCCCTCCTCGTGTCCGCGGCCGCTCACGCCGAGTCGGCGGAACTAAGAGATCGATAATTTCCCCATTCGAGCAGGTACGAGCAGTACTTGCGCGCGCCCCCCCGGACTTCGTATAAGTAAGTGGCCGCCAGAGCCAGTCCAAGCAAATCGTGCCCACCATTATTAGCGACAGAGTAACCCCGTATTTATGCCTTTCTGCGTCAGAACAATGGCTGTGGCGAAACGCTGTTTACTGCGGAGtcttgcttttctctttctctcttgttggCTCTCTTTGTATGTATGAAGCAATCGTTGCGTACTTACTACTAGCTAGTAGTGGTGCTAGGTAGTAGCAGTGCCTGTTAGGCCTGCCAAGCGGTGCCAAGTAGAGTCTAGATCGCCATGCGCATCGTATCAAGGAGCTCAAGAGGGACAAGAAATTAAGGCCAAGAGCAATGAAAATAAACTCGCCGCGCTTTTCTTTCTAGATCTTGTCTTTACAAGATTAAACACATGCACAGCCTCCCAATGACCTCACTAGAACCTTATTTCAACCTCCAAAGCAGCAAAATCAATCTATTATACGTGTACCTGATGGCTTGGCACGGAGGCGAAGCCTTCTTGTCTCATAAAGCGTAAACACTCTCAGGGTCTTGGGGCATTCTTCTGGGCGTGGCGTCTCTCGCCCAGGCTCCTCCCCGGAATCTCGCTTTTCCAGCAGCGCAGGGAAAATTAAAATGAGCGTCCCCCAATCCCCTGTCCGTCATCCAATTTAGGGGCTGACCTCTTGTGACCAAAAGTGGCAAGACTGGGTGGCTTCGTCTCTGCCAGGTAATTAATGCTACCCATCCCCGCGTCTAATTGGTTTGTCAATCTTCACCTTCACCGCCTGCCGTTTTCTGTTTCAAGACAGGACCCTTTTTCTGCCACCCCTCGCCAACATTGGCGAGAGCGCTTGTATCTGCATACGGTGAAGAGTGTGGCT
It encodes:
- a CDS encoding uncharacterized protein (EggNog:ENOG41~CAZy:GH72~SECRETED:SignalP(1-17)) is translated as MLMQAALVALAATTVGAVKPLSIKGTDFVDADGNKFQLVGVAYQPGGSSGYDPKSGKDPLSDADTCLRDAALLQVMGVNAIRVYNLDPNLNHDECASIFNAAGMYMVLDVNSPLVGESITSFEPWTSYYEAYSNRTFAIAEAFSNYPNTLLYFSGNEVINDIPSAQFVPPYLRAVTRDLKNYIKKNIKRQIPVGYSAADVRDVLWDTWNYLQCSEPNDDGDMSRADVFALNSYSWCGPDATYKSSSYDVLTDNFQDTSVPVFFSEYGCNTPMPRYWNETQAIYGPDMTPVFSGGFVYEYTEEDNHYGLVNISGDTLNIMGDYNRLKAQLAKIDWKSLQSQKASGKAPTPPKCTSSLIKEKGFDSNFTLPVPPPGVQKLIDNGISPKPSGSIVKISNYNVKMSVKDSEGNAVTGLKVVPLSDDESNWSGKNSADTGSNSTTISSTKPGTSDAPKSDDKDSAAAWAHPASWALALPLVAMLFI
- a CDS encoding uncharacterized protein (TransMembrane:1 (i68-89o)), which encodes MESRGTVPRTPFHSSLSSSLVPSSPSLPFNSSGNSRIRSPGAAAAVAHLVILSSTRSINRVPSRSSRAGAGGVTVAAVAVAVAASPTLLGHNGSFPLVSPLLVSNPQYCLPLAG